The following proteins are encoded in a genomic region of Oncorhynchus masou masou isolate Uvic2021 chromosome 32, UVic_Omas_1.1, whole genome shotgun sequence:
- the LOC135525541 gene encoding protein eva-1 homolog A-like has protein sequence MNAPPTGSPSQNMEVKVVSQEMALFSNALAAYTFIADQPERVTLVFVSGVCVGLLLTLCALVVQIHCRTDCHYSNRRRHHHQHSNRHHHHHHGDHPCHHHPQPGNPNTSNPGVTTETSRDSESVDWDDGTSDLSARRRRRFERTLLHTSMFTSIEELERAQRVEERERIIQEIWMNGHPDVNTVTRSLNRYY, from the exons ATGAATGCCCCGCCCACAGGAAGCCCCAGCCAAAATATGGAGGTGAAGGTGGTCTCCCAGGAGATGGCTTTGTTTAGCAACGCCCTGGCAGCCTACACCTTCATAGCAG ACCAGCCTGAACGAGTAACTCTGGTGTttgttagtggtgtgtgtgtgggtctcctcctcaccctctgtgCCCTAGTGGTCCAGATACACTGTCGCACTGACTGTCACTACAGTAACCGACGACGACATCACCATCAGCATAGCAACAggcatcaccaccatcaccatgggGACCATCCCTGTCACCACCATCCCCAACCTGGCAACCCTAACACAAGCAATCCCGGCGTAACCACAGAGACGAGCAGAGACAGCGAATCAGTGGACTGGGACGACGGGACTTCTGACCTATCGGCTCGACGACGGAGGCGATTTGAGAGAACGCTACTGCACACGAGCATGTTCACATCCAtagaag AGTTGGAGCGAGCtcagagggttgaggagagagagaggatcatacAAGAGATCTGGATGAACGGACATCCCGACGTCAACACTGTCACACGCAGCCTCAACCGATACTACTGA